One genomic region from Henningerozyma blattae CBS 6284 chromosome 2, complete genome encodes:
- the TBLA0B04500 gene encoding MADS-box domain-containing protein (similar to Saccharomyces cerevisiae SMP1 (YBR182C) and RLM1 (YPL089C); ancestral locus Anc_8.566), translating to MGRRRIEIRPIADERAKSITFFKRKAGLFKKAHDLAVLCNVDVAVVIVGPNKTFYEFSTVDLDDLHKHLREDKSFAHTIKNPADFSSNLKRNRCVLDRAVPPQRATRDRRNFAFKQDDAIDSLKRSLQTEEPSPTKRARTDGMVLGEVEYEEEEGEEEEGEEEEGEEEEGEVVETTAAVPPMVKALSAPVKIEFSSTFSSSPSLSPSSSSSSSDHYTDEIQYSQIPLTSTQPTSHSQSPIPQIRSQKLAMAPPQPPPPSDPQQNNFLFSDIYQSYLQANFIPQNLDNVIPPQQQTHYDMNTDTLQYQNYTDIQYY from the coding sequence ATGGGCAGACGCAGAATAGAAATCCGCCCCATCGCCGACGAAAGAGCTAAATCTATCACTTTTTTCAAACGTAAAGCTGGGTTATTTAAAAAGGCCCATGATTTGGCTGTGTTATGTAACGTTGATGTTGCTGTAGTTATTGTGGGGCCTAACAAGACGTTTTATGAGTTCTCGACTGTGGATTTGGACGATTTGCACAAACATCTTCGTGAAGATAAAAGTTTTGCTCATACAATTAAAAACCCTGCTGATTTCTCCTCTAATTTAAAACGTAACCGTTGTGTCTTGGATCGGGCTGTCCCACCACAACGTGCTACTCGTGATAGACGGAATTTTGCATTCAAACAAGATGATGCCATTGATTCGTTAAAGAGATCGTTGCAAACAGAAGAACCTTCTCCAACGAAAAGAGCCCGTACAGATGGCATGGTTTTGGGGGAAGTGGAgtatgaagaagaagaaggggaggaagaagaaggggaggaagaagaaggggaggaagaagaaggaGAAGTAGTGGAAACAACAGCAGCGGTCCCACCCATGGTCAAGGCCCTTTCTGCCCCTGTGAAAATAGAATTCTCCTCGACGTTTTCGTCCTCGCCTTCCCTCTCGCCGTCCTCTTCGTCTTCTTCATCCGACCATTATACTGACGAAATCCAATACTCTCAAATACCTTTGACATCAACACAGCCCACTTCTCATTCCCAATCACCAATTCCTCAAATCCGTTCTCAAAAATTGGCCATGGCACCACCACAACCTCCACCACCATCAGATCCTCAACAgaataatttcttattcTCTGATATCTATCAGTCCTATTTGCAAGCCAATTTTATCCCTCAAAACCTCGATAACGTAATTCCTCCTCAACAACAAACACATTATGATATGAACACGGATACTCTTCAATATCAGAATTATACTGATATTCAGTATTACTAG
- the TBLA0B04490 gene encoding 40S ribosomal protein eS6 (similar to Saccharomyces cerevisiae RPS6B (YBR181C) and RPS6A (YPL090C); ancestral locus Anc_8.567), producing the protein MKLNISYPINGTQKTIEIDDEHRIRVFYDKRVGQEVDGEAVGEEFKGYTFKISGGNDKQGFPMKQGVLLPTRVKLLLTKDVSCYRARRTGERKRKSVRGAIVGPDMAVLSLVITKKGDEEIEGITDSTVPKRLGPKRANNIRKFFGLTKEDDVRDFVIRREITKGDKTYTKAPKIQRLITPQKLQRKRYQRALKVKNAQAQREAAAEYAQLLAKRLAEKKAEKAENRKRRASSLKA; encoded by the exons ATGAAG ttgaaCATCTCTTACCCAATTAATGGTACTCAAAAAACCATCgaaattgatgatgaaCACCGTATTCGTGTCTTCTACGACAAGAGAGTCGGCCAAGAAGTCGATGGTGAAGCCGTTGGTGAAGAATTCAAAGGTTACACTTTCAAGATTTCAGGTGGTAACGATAAACAAGGTTTCCCAATGAAACAAGGTGTCTTACTACCAACCAGagttaaattattattaaccaAGGATGTTTCTTGTTACAGAGCTAGAAGAACTGGTGAAAGAAAGAGAAAGTCTGTCAGAGGTGCCATTGTCGGTCCAGACATGGCTGTCTTATCTTTGGTTATCACCAAGAAGGGTGATGAAGAAATCGAAGGTATTACTGATTCCACTGTTCCAAAGAGATTAGGTCCTAAGAGAGCCAACAACATTAGAAAATTCTTCGGTTTAACCAAGGAAGATGATGTCCGTGACTTCGTTATTAGAAGAGAAATCACCAAGGGTGACAAAACCTACACTAAAGCTCCAAAGATTCAAAGATTAATCACTCCTcaaaaattacaaagaaAGAGATATCAAAGAGCTTTGAAGGTTAAGAACGCTCAAGCTCAAAGAGAAGCTGCTGCTGAATACGCTCAATTATTGGCTAAGAGATTAGCTGAAAAGAAGGCTGAAAAGGCTGAAAACAGAAAGAGAAGAGCTTCTTCTTTGAAGgcttaa
- the DTR1 gene encoding Dtr1p (similar to Saccharomyces cerevisiae DTR1 (YBR180W); ancestral locus Anc_8.570) — protein sequence MSSQDSEDRKEFIFKQGEGRRYHSVLIDSSVEEQRNLGHYTSNPSAKNEENSDCSPIRNTPRIQESINQTSTETERLLDGSNSKISTKIEIENKLSNEFAYSTETEIEKQSVPEQAVPITEEIPYTKFTKAQQFVIFCIIVYIGFLGPMCGNIYIPALPILQEEFQVTTTTINGTVSIFMGLFAFMPLVWGMFADFGGRKFLYIISLFIFTVANILLASLPANIIALYLVRVLQVVGASAAISLGTGTVADISPPKHRGKSVALFMLGPNMGPIIAPIIAGLILMNSNQWRWLFGFSAICTGVALMIVIVILPETLRCIVGNNDPKWSRSQRGTSQYNESKEKFEGDREEIREIESLNDPRWNLCSNLGIQKPVSDDEQFKQLYPKPPKPTLKQYGKLFIYPPITLVSTSIAFLFSSYYGFSVTFAHFLKEDYNYGMLQIGGAYSCPGICMILGSQSGGWLSDNLRKRWLKKNEGQNFPIERRLVLQFIGIVLSIIGSIGYGWSIKKHYHIAIVLMFSGFLAFGLTWCNNTTMTYLTELIPRRVSGVIAVCSFFRNVGAAVSAAISMKLVDKIGVEWTFTYFGVCNLIPLFILIVLIYMGRKWKPIES from the coding sequence atgtctAGTCAAGATTCAGAAGATCGaaaagaatttatatttaaacaaGGTGAAGGACGTCGATATCATTCTGTTCTAATCGATTCATCAGTTGAAGAACAAAGAAATTTAGGTCATTATACTTCTAATCCATCTGCTAAAAATGAAGAGAATTCTGATTGCAGTCCAATTAGAAATACTCCAAGAATACAAGAAAGTATAAATCAAACTAGTACAGAAACAGAGAGACTATTAGATGGATCGAATTCGAAAATTAGTACTAagattgaaattgaaaataagtTGAGTAATGAATTTGCTTATTCCACAGAAACAGAAATTGAAAAGCAAAGTGTGCCAGAACAAGCTGTTCCGATAACAGAGGAGATTCCTTATACAAAGTTTACAAAAGCTCAACAGTTTGTTATCTTTTGtataattgtttatattGGATTTCTGGGACCAATGTGCggtaatatttatattcctGCATTACCTATATTGCAAGAAGAATTCCAAGTAACAACAACCACAATAAATGGTACCGTTTCAATATTCATGGGTTTATTTGCATTTATGCCATTAGTATGGGGGATGTTCGCAGATTTTGGTGGTCGAAAATTCTTATATATCATATCACTTTTCATCTTTACAGTagcaaatattttacttgCAAGTTTACCAGCAAATATTATAGCCTTATACCTGGTAAGAGTTCTACAAGTAGTTGGGGCAAGTGCTGCAATCTCATTGGGGACTGGTACAGTAGCTGATATTTCACCACCAAAACATAGAGGCAAATCAGTGGCTCTATTCATGCTTGGTCCCAACATGGGTCCAATTATTGCACCTATTATTGCTGGATTGATCTTAATGAACAGTAACCAATGGAGGTGGCTATTTGGATTTTCTGCTATTTGTACAGGTGTAGCTCTAATGATTGTGATTGTGATATTGCCAGAAACGTTAAGATGTATTGTAGGAAATAATGATCCAAAATGGAGTCGTTCTCAGAGAGGAACATCGCAATATAATGAATCCAAGGAGAAATTTGAAGGTGATAGAGAAGAAATTAGAGAAATTGAATCGCTGAATGATCCTCGTTGGAATTTATGTTCTAATTTAGGTATTCAAAAGCCAGTATCTGATGATGAGCAATTTAAACAACTATACCCCAAACCTCCTAAACCAACATTGAAACAATATGGGAAACTTTTCATATATCCACCAATCACATTAGTTAGTACGAGTATagcatttttattttctagtTATTATGGATTCAGTGTTACGTTTGctcattttttaaaagaagattATAATTATGGTATGTTGCAAATTGGTGGAGCCTATAGTTGTCCAGGTATTTGTATGATTTTAGGATCTCAAAGTGGTGGGTGGTTATCTGATAATTTAAGGAAAAGAtggttaaaaaaaaatgaaggCCAGAATTTCCCAATTGAAAGACGATTGGTCTTACAATTTATTGGTATTGTATTATCAATCATTGGAAGTATTGGATATGGATGGTCAATTAAGAAACATTATCATATAGCCATTGTATTAATGTTTTCAGGATTTCTAGCATTTGGTTTAACGTGGTGTAATAACACTACAATGACCTATTTAACTGAATTAATTCCAAGGAGAGTATCCGGAGTTATTGCAGTCTGTAGTTTCTTTAGAAATGTGGGAGCCGCTGTTAGTGCAGCTATTTCAATGAAATTAGTTGATAAGATCGGAGTTGAATGGACATTTACATATTTTGGAGTTTGCAATCTAATTccattattcattttaattgttttaatatatatggGTAGGAAATGGAAACCAATCGaaagttaa
- the ELP3 gene encoding Elongator subunit ELP3 (similar to Saccharomyces cerevisiae ELP3 (YPL086C); ancestral locus Anc_8.563), whose translation MGRKGKGPKTNKQKLLPEKERFIECCSDISLELTNSLTSSNTREINLNGLITKYSKKYKLKQQPRLTDVINSIPDQYKKYLLPKLKAKPVRTASGIAVVAVMCKPHRCPHIAYTGNICVYCPGGPDSDFEYSTQSYTGYEPTSMRAIRARYDPYEQARGRIEQLKQLGHSVDKVEYIIMGGTFMSLPKDYREDFITNLHNALSGFNGNDLDEAIQYSQQSLTKCVGITIETRPDYCTKPHLDDMLRYGCTRLEIGVQSLYEDVARDTNRGHTVKSVSEIFALSKDAGYKVVSHMMPDLPNVGMERDLEQFKEYFENPNFRTDGLKIYPTLVIRGTGLYELWKVGKYKSYNANALIDLVARIMALVPPWTRIYRVQRDIPMPLVTSGVDNGNLRELALARMKDFGTKCRDIRTREVGIQEVHHKIQPDQVELIRRDYYANGGWETFLSYEDPKKDILIGLVRLRKASKKYTYRKEFINQRTSIVRELHVYGSVVPLHSRDPRKFQHQGFGTLLMEEAERIAREEHGSEKISVISGVGVRNYYAKLGYELDGPYMSKKISAY comes from the coding sequence ATGGGTAGAAAAGGTAAAGGTCctaaaacaaacaaacaaaaattattgcCAGAAAAAGAACGTTTTATTGAATGTTGTTCTGATATTTCTTTAGAATTAACAAATTCTTTAACTTCATCCAATACAagagaaattaatttaaatggaTTAATTActaaatattccaaaaaatataaattaaaacaacaacCAAGATTAACAGATGTTATTAATTCCATTCCCGatcaatataaaaaatatttattaccaAAATTAAAGGCTAAACCGGTTAGAACTGCCTCAGGTATTGCTGTAGTAGCAGTCATGTGTAAACCTCATCGTTGTCCTCATATTGCATACACAGGTAATATTTGTGTTTATTGTCCAGGTGGTCCAGATTCAGATTTCGAATATTCTACTCAATCTTATACAGGATATGAACCAACGTCAATGAGAGCCATTAGAGCTCGTTATGATCCATATGAACAAGCTCGTGGTAGAATTgaacaattaaaacaattggGTCATTCTGTGGATAAAGtagaatatattattatggGTGGTACATTCATGTCCTTGCCAAAAGATTATCGTGAAGATTTCATTACTAATTTACATAATGCATTATCTGGGTTTAATGGTAATGATTTGGATGAAGCTATTCAATATTCTCAACAAAGTTTAACTAAATGTGTTGGTATTACCATTGAAACAAGACCAGATTATTGTACAAAGCCACATTTGGATGATATGTTAAGATATGGTTGTACAAGATTAGAGATTGGTGTTCAATCATTATATGAAGATGTGGCTCGTGATACTAATAGAGGTCATACCGTTAAATCTGTATCTGAAATTTTTGCATTATCAAAGGATGCTGGTTATAAAGTTGTGTCACATATGATGCCCGATTTACCAAATGTAGGTATGGAAAGAGATCTTGaacaatttaaagaatattttgaaaaccCTAATTTTAGAACTGATGGGTTAAAGATTTATCCAACTTTAGTCATTAGGGGTACAGGTTTATATGAATTATGGAAAGTTGgtaaatataaatcttATAATGCTAACGCATTAATCGATTTAGTCGCAAGAATCATGGCATTAGTACCACCATGGACTAGAATTTATAGAGTTCAAAGAGATATTCCAATGCCCTTAGTTACCTCTGGTGTTGATAATGGTAATTTAAGAGAACTTGCATTGGCTAGAATGAAAGATTTTGGTACAAAATGTAGAGATATCCGTACAAGAGAAGTTGGTATCCAAGAGGTCCATCATAAGATTCAACCTGATCAAGTAGAATTGATTAGAAGAGACTATTATGCTAATGGGGGTTGGGAAACATTCCTTTCATATGAAGATCCAAAGaaagatattttgattGGTTTAGTTAGATTAAGAAAGGCatctaaaaaatatacatataGAAAGGAATTTATAAATCAAAGGACCTCTATCGTGAGAGAATTACATGTTTATGGTTCTGTTGTACCTTTACATTCAAGAGATCCTCGTAAGTTCCAACATCAAGGTTTCGGTACTCTATTGATGGAAGAAGCAGAAAGAATTGCTCGTGAAGAACACGGTTCTGAAAAAATCTCTGTTATTTCTGGTGTTGGTGTTAGAAACTATTATGCCAAGTTAGGGTATGAATTGGATGGGCCATATATGTCTAAAAAGATATCTGCATATTAA
- the TBLA0B04450 gene encoding YheT family hydrolase (similar to Saccharomyces cerevisiae EHT1 (YBR177C) and EEB1 (YPL095C); ancestral locus Anc_8.574) encodes MDRQGLGTMSIPMINPFNWGYNGTVKHIISQDGTTALNLKDSKGTLQFHQFVSDNIPTLRNGSNFKLNPFLFTGILQTMYLASADFSSKFNVFYGREIKNFSDDGIATIDWVMTKHWQKQYNITETSNGGMKFDTDKFETDRQETHPADWPRLHPRTRFLKKEELDLIHDDPSEFKKPLVIIIHGVAGGSHEPIIRSLAQEISSINNGNKFQVCVLNARGCARSKISNKKLYSALHIQDMEEFIKTQKLQYPNRKIYAVGFSFGAAQLGNYLGMRGENTALNAACTVSGPWDLVSSCLKLKQDFWSNKLFSKAITQFLTRLVKVNMGELEVPEGYEPECKPTPENPIFYTCTKSNVKKAKTLTSTIEFDGMFTAPSLGFNSALEYYREASPRNNLENIKTPTLVINSTDDPIIGLESIPIESKMNPNILLCETDLGGHLAYLDSNYDSWMTKQVAQFFYKFDELVL; translated from the coding sequence ATGGATAGACAAGGTTTAGGAACCATGAGTATTCCCATGATTAACCCTTTCAATTGGGGCTATAATGGTACAGTGAAACATATCATTTCACAAGATGGAACTACTGCCCTGAATTTAAAGGATTCGAAAGGTACTTTACAATTCCATCAATTTGTTTCGGATAATATTCCTACATTGAGAAATGGttccaattttaaattaaaccCTTTCCTATTTACAGGTATCTTACAAACTATGTATTTAGCATCTGctgatttttcttcaaaattcaATGTTTTCTATGGTAGAGAaatcaagaatttttcagatGATGGGATTGCTACTATTGATTGGGTTATGACTAAACACTGGCAGaaacaatataatataactGAGACTAGTAATGGTGGTATGAAGTTTGATActgataaatttgaaactGATAGACAAGAAACTCACCCAGCTGATTGGCCTCGTTTACACCCTAGAACAAGATTCTTGAAAAAAGAGGAATTGGATTTAATTCATGATGACCCTTCAGAATTTAAGAAGCCTCtagtaattattattcatggTGTTGCTGGTGGATCTCACGAACCTATTATTAGATCTTTGGCCCAAGAAATTTCATCTATTAATAACGGTAATAAATTCCAAGTTTGCGTCTTAAATGCTCGTGGTTGTGCTCGTTCCAAGATCTCcaacaagaaattatattctGCTCTACATATTCAAGATATggaagaatttattaaaacacaaaaattacaatatcCAAATAGAAAGATTTATGCAGTTGGGTTTTCCTTTGGGGCTGCTCAATTGGGTAACTATTTAGGTATGAGAGGTGAAAATACTGCGTTAAATGCTGCTTGTACCGTCTCAGGTCCATGGGATTTAGTATCATCTTGTTTGAAGTTAAAGCAAGATTTCTGGtccaataaattattttcaaaagcCATTACTCAGTTCTTAACAAGATTAGTTAAAGTCAACATGGGTGAATTAGAAGTTCCAGAAGGCTATGAACCCGAATGTAAACCAACTCCAGAAAACCCAATATTTTACACTTGTACAAAATCTAATGTAAAAAAGGCAAAAACATTAACTTCCactattgaatttgatggAATGTTTACTGCTCCATCTTTAGGGTTCAACTCCGCATTAGAATATTATAGAGAGGCAAGTCcaagaaataatttggaaaatataaagacCCCAACATTGGTAATCAACTCCACTGATGATCCAATTATTGGGTTGGAGAGTATCCCAATTGAATCTAAAATGAATCCAAACATTCTATTGTGTGAAACTGATCTGGGTGGCCATTTGGCCTATTTAGATAGTAACTATGATTCTTGGATGACAAAACAAGTGGCTCAATTCTTTTACaaatttgatgaattagtTTTGTAA
- the NOG1 gene encoding putative GTPase NOG1 (similar to Saccharomyces cerevisiae NOG1 (YPL093W); ancestral locus Anc_8.571) gives MQLSWKDIPTVAPANDLLDIVLNRTQRKTPTVIRPGFKITRIRAFYMRKVKFTSEGFIEKFDDILKGFPNINDVHPFHRDLMDTLYEKNHYKISLAAISRAKTLVEQVSRDYVRLLKFGQSLFQCKQLKRAALGRMATIVKKLKDPLLYLEQVRQHLGRLPSIDPNTRTLLICGYPNVGKSSFLRCITKADVEVQPYAFTTKSLYVGHFDYKYLRFQAIDTPGILDRPTEEMNNIEMQSIYAIAHLRSCVLYFMDLSEQCGFTVEAQVKLFHSIKPLFANKSVMVVINKTDIIRPEDLDEERAQLLDSVRNTSGVEIMTTSCQLEENIMDVRNKACEKLLASRIENKLKSQARINNVLNKIHVSTPQQRDDVKRTPFIPEEFKNLKKYDLEDPNRRKLAKDIEIENGGAGVFNINLKDKYLLEDDDWKNDIMPEIMDGKNVYDFLDPDIAAKLQALEEEEERLESEGFYNSDEEENFEGLDHEEIEDVKDKAQWIRDRQKKMILEARNRKSLKNKAIMPRSKLTKSYGEMEKHMATLGHDLTSLQDKQRVAAEKSRYQEAGVDVVFGAQDSMSASNENGGKLRQSDRLLDGVADGTMRSKAERMAKLQRRERNRMARAGEADRHATASLPKHLFSGKRGNGKTDFR, from the coding sequence ATGCAATTATCTTGGAAAGATATCCCAACCGTGGCTCCTGCCAATGACCTATTGGATATTGTTCTTAATAGAACTCAAAGAAAAACTCCAACTGTTATCAGACCTGGTTTCAAGATCACTAGAATTAGAGCATTTTATATGCGTAAAGTGAAATTCACTTCTGAAggttttattgaaaaattcgaTGATATATTAAAGGGTTTCCCAAACATTAACGATGTCCATCCTTTCCACAGAGATTTGATGGATACTTTATATGAAAAGAATCATTATAAGATTTCTTTGGCTGCTATTTCAAGAGCCAAGACTTTAGTGGAACAAGTCTCTAGAGATTATGTTAGATTATTGAAATTCGGTCAATCTTTATTTCAATGTAAACAATTGAAGAGAGCTGCTCTTGGTAGAATGGCTACTATTGTtaagaaattgaaagatCCTTTGTTATATTTGGAACAAGTCCGTCAACATTTAGGTAGATTGCCATCTATTGATCCAAACACAAGAACTTTGTTGATTTGTGGTTATCCAAACGTTGGTAAATCATCTTTCTTGAGATGTATTACAAAGGCTGATGTGGAAGTTCAACCTTATGCTTTCACCACAAAATCCTTATACGTTGGTCATTTCgattataaatatttacgTTTCCAAGCCATTGATACTCCAGGTATATTGGATAGACCTACTGAAGAAATGAATAACATTGAAATGCAATCTATTTATGCCATTGCTCATTTAAGATCTTGTGTCTTATATTTCATGGATCTTTCAGAACAGTGTGGTTTCACTGTTGAAGCTCAAGTTAAGTTATTCCATTCCATTAAACCTTTATTTGCTAATAAATCTGTCATGGTTGTTATTAACAAGACTGATATCATTAGACCAGAAGATTTAGATGAAGAACGTGCTCAATTATTAGATAGTGTTAGAAACACTTCTGGTGTTGAAATCATGACTACTTCTTGTCAATtggaagaaaatattatggaTGTTAGAAATAAAGCttgtgaaaaattattagcatcaagaattgaaaacaaATTGAAATCTCAAGCCAGAATTAACAACGTCTTGAACAAAATTCATGTTTCTACTCCACAACAAAGAGATGATGTCAAGAGAACACCTTTCATTCCAGAAGaatttaagaatctaaagaaATATGATCTAGAGGATCCaaatagaagaaaattggctaaagatattgaaattgaaaacgGTGGTGCTGGTGTTTTCAACATCAATTTGAAAGATAAATATCTATTGGAAGATGATGATTGGAAGAATGATATCATGCCAGAAATTATGGATGGTAAGAATGTTTACGATTTCTTAGACCCAGATATCGCTGCCAAATTACAAGcattagaagaagaagaagaaagattAGAATCTGAAGGTTTCTATAACtctgatgaagaagaaaatttcGAAGGTCTTGACCAcgaagaaattgaagatgtTAAAGATAAGGCTCAATGGATTAGAGATagacaaaagaaaatgattcTTGAAGcaagaaatagaaaatcTTTGAAGAATAAAGCTATCATGCCTCGTTCTAAATTAACTAAATCTTACGGTGAAATGGAAAAACATATGGCTACTCTAGGTCACGACTTGACCTCTTTACAAGATAAACAAAGAGTGGCTGCAGAAAAGAGTAGATATCAAGAAGCTGGTGTCGATGTTGTCTTTGGTGCTCAAGATTCCATGTCTGCTTCTAACGAAAATGGTGGTAAGCTAAGACAATCTGATAGATTATTGGACGGTGTTGCTGATGGTACTATGAGATCAAAGGCTGAAAGAATGGCTAAACTACAAAGAAGAGAAAGAAATAGAATGGCTAGAGCTGGTGAAGCTGATAGGCATGCTACCGCTTCCTTACCAAAACATTTGTTCAGTGGTAAGCGTGGTAACGGTAAGACTGATTTCCGTTAG
- the TBLA0B04510 gene encoding ceramidase (similar to Saccharomyces cerevisiae YPC1 (YBR183W) and YDC1 (YPL087W); ancestral locus Anc_8.564) has protein sequence MLSVPYPDPATRQLGYWGPVSSTIDWCEQNYVVSKYIAEWSNTLSNLAYLFVSLHLIRSAFKLHLESRFIIMSLGFALVGIGSWWFHMTLLYHYQLLDELPMIYATAIPTWSMVSELLIAKNKRSSISPRFIEISLALFLTFLIVALTYIYLVFKTPIIHQFVYALLNASVVFTSNYLTYYHVPRYLRYPLYRCMILGTILFAIGFICWNLDIHLCPLWIYYRTVYLNLPWGTFLEFHAWWHIFTAVGVYYYVIFLQYLRSLTHSKNATLIWRYSFIPDLVPWKAELKEKDI, from the coding sequence ATGCTATCTGTTCCTTATCCAGACCCGGCTACTCGGCAATTGGGTTACTGGGGTCCAGTCTCTTCTACCATTGATTGGTGTGAACAAAACTACGTGGTCTCAAAATATATCGCAGAATGGTCAAACACTCTATCTAATCTAGCATATCTCTTTGTTTCGTTGCATTTGATCAGATCTGCATTCAAACTACACTTGGAATCAAGATTCATCATAATGTCCCTAGGCTTCGCCCTAGTGGGTATAGGGTCTTGGTGGTTCCATATGACTTTGTTATACCACTATCAACTATTGGATGAATTGCCTATGATTTATGCCACTGCAATCCCTACTTGGTCCATGGTTTCGGAATTATTGATTGCCAAGAATAAACGAAGCTCCATTTCTCCAcgttttattgaaatttcattagCATTATTTCTTACTTTTCTTATCGTGGCATTAACGTATATCTATTTGGTCTTCAAAACTCCcataattcatcaatttgTTTATGCGTTGTTAAATGCATCCGTAGTATTCACTTCCAATTATTTAACGTATTATCATGTCCCACGCTATCTACGCTACCCACTATACAGATGTATGATCCTGGGTACCATCCTTTTCGCAATAGGTTTTATTTGCTGGAACTTGGATATTCACTTGTGTCCTCTTTGGATCTACTATCGTACTGTATACCTCAATCTCCCTTGGGGGACATTCTTGGAATTTCATGCCTGGTGGCATATCTTTACCGCCGTTGGTGTATATTACTACGTGATTTTCTTACAATATCTCAGATCATTGACTCATTCGAAAAATGCTACTTTGATTTGGAGGTATTCCTTCATACCTGATTTAGTTCCATGGAAGGCCGAATTAAAAGAGAAGGATATTTAA